A segment of the Streptomyces sp. XD-27 genome:
AAGCCGGTGAAGAAGACCGAGCTGTGCGTTCGGGGCCACGTCACGCTGGATGACAACCGGGATGCCGGCGGTGAGCTCGGCCGGTTCGCGAGCGGCCGGCGCGTCCTGGACACGGAGAAGTACACGTTGACCATCATCAGCTGAGCCCCCCCATCCGTCCTACCGGCCGGGTCCCGGGCAGCGGCCCGGGGCCCGGCCCGATCATGGAGCCATGATGACCATCGACCGCGAAGATGCATGGCAGTGGGCCACCGATCCCCGAACTCCGGCGTTGTGCATCACCTTCACCCGCGGCGGAACCGCCGAGGAAGTGGTTGAGGCGTACGGAGCCGACCTCACCCAGGCCGCCGTCCTCACCCGGGCCGCCGTCCTCACCTGGGCCCAGGTCATCGCTGCTTTTTCCTCCGCACGGCGGGTGCAGTGCTGCGTGTCGGCGCGCTTGGCCCGTGGTCGTTCTGCTGCGGGGACCGCGAGCGGGGAGGGCTTCAGGCCGGTGGTCCTCCCAGGTTCTCCCGTGACACCGAGACCGTCCAGGTCTTCAAGGGCGGCGATGGCGTGACCGGCATCGAATACCTGCGGGCCGGGCGCACCATGGAACGCTTCGAGCCGGGTATGGCCACCGCAGCCGGCGGAGGTCCCCACAGTCTCTTCGACCGGGCGCAGTGGTTCGCCGCAGCGCAGCCCCTGCGCACTCCCGCACTTCGCACCGGGCTTCGCGCCGTCGGCCACTACATCGGCGCTGACGTGGACGCCGCCGGGCTCGGCGACCCTCTGCTCATCGCCCTTCATCGCTGATGCGCACCGCAGTACCCGCACCTATGCACCGGCACCCGGTCGGCAGCCCGCACCGGTACCCGGCCGGCAGCCCGCACGGGCACTGGGCCGCAAGCTCGGATCCGTAACGCCTTCCAGTGAAACCTGAACCCGGTGTTGCCGATCGGCGCGCTGTTGTGGCCGATTCGGGCGAGCCGGCTCTGGACGGGCCGCAGGGTGGCCAGACCGGCGGGTTGGCCTGATACTGCAACACGCTTTTTTAGGGCGTGAGTCGGGCTGCCAGGCCATCGAGGACGCGGTCGAGCCCGTACGCGAAGTTGTCGTCGCGGATCCGTTGCGGGTGCATGTCCTGTTGGGCGGAGCTTCCCGCGCGCAGCCGCGGGTGCTCCTGCGTGGCCTCGTCGAAGGCCGGTCGCAGGCCCGCCACCCACTCCTGCTCGGTCTTGCCGCTGCGGGCGATCAGTGAGAGGTACGCGGCCTCGGCGGTCGCGATCCCGATGACGTACGCCATGAGTGTGCCCATGGCCTGGTCCATCTCGTCCGCGGGGAAGCCCGCCGCCTCGAACTGCGCGAGCAGCGCCGATGACATCCGCATGGCGTTGGGGCCGATGTGGACGAGGCCGACCTGGCCCAGTTCGGGGGCGATCCATGGGTGGCGCAGGGTCATGGCCCGCAGTTCGGTAGCGGTGCGGGTGACGGCCGCGCGCCATCGGGTGCCGTCGACGGCGGTAGGTACGTCCGGTTCGCCGTAGACGTCGTCCACGACCAGCTCGATCAGTTCGTCCTTGTTGGCCACGTGCCGGTACAGGGAGGTGGCCGCCGTACCCAGGCGGGTGCCGAGCTTGCGCATGCTGAGCTCCTCGACGCCCTCCGTGTCCAGCAGGCGGATCGCTTCGGCGACGATCTGCTCGCGGGTCAGGTGTTCCCGCTGCCGGGGGCGCGGCCGGGTCCACACCGAGGCGGTCGGCTTCTCGTCGGCTGGCATGCGGCCCTCGTCTCTGCTCGTCCCACGTCCATCGTCCCCACCACGTTAGCGCACACCGTACGCGCCTTGCGTACAGCGTTACGTCATGCATACAGTGTTCGCATCGGGGGAACGTCGTACGCAACAGATGGGGGCTGACATGTCGAAGAACGTGAGCTGGGACGTGCAGGGCAACTGGGAAGCCAAGGGCGACTGGGGGACCAGGGACTCGGCGGGCAAGAAACTGGACCTCGTCCACTGGCAGAATCGCCTCGACGCACTGCGCGCCAAGCACCACGTCCCGGCCGCGTCCCTCGCGCTCCTCGTGGACGGGACCGTCCACGAGTTGGCCAGTGGTGTGCTCCATCGCGGCACGGGCGTGACGGCGACGACCGACTCGGTCTACCAGATGGGCTCGATCGCCAAGATCTACACCGCCACCCTGATCATGCGGCTCGTCGAATCGGGCCGCCTGGACCTGGACGCGCCCATCGTGGACGTGCTGCCGGAGTTCTCGGTCGCCGACCCCGAGGCGACCAGGGCGATCACCACACGCCGGCTGCTCAGCCACACCAGCGGTCTCACCTGCGACTTCACCTACGACAGCGGGCGCGGCGACGACTGCCTCGCCAGGTACGTCGAGGCCGCGAAGGGTGTGGCGCTCGACTGCCCGCCCGGCACCGCGATTTCGTACAGCAGCATCGGGTACAACGTGCTCGGCCGGATCGTCGAGGTGGTGACGGGCCAGGTCTGGGACGAGGCCCTGAAGGACCTGCTCCTCACTCCGCTCGGCCTCACGCACACGGTGACGCTTCCCGAGGAGGCGCTGCGGTTCCGTGCGGCGATGGGGCACCTGGGCGAAGCGGGCCAGGACCCGGACCCGGCACCGTCCTGGGACC
Coding sequences within it:
- a CDS encoding TetR/AcrR family transcriptional regulator, which gives rise to MPADEKPTASVWTRPRPRQREHLTREQIVAEAIRLLDTEGVEELSMRKLGTRLGTAATSLYRHVANKDELIELVVDDVYGEPDVPTAVDGTRWRAAVTRTATELRAMTLRHPWIAPELGQVGLVHIGPNAMRMSSALLAQFEAAGFPADEMDQAMGTLMAYVIGIATAEAAYLSLIARSGKTEQEWVAGLRPAFDEATQEHPRLRAGSSAQQDMHPQRIRDDNFAYGLDRVLDGLAARLTP
- a CDS encoding serine hydrolase, with product MSKNVSWDVQGNWEAKGDWGTRDSAGKKLDLVHWQNRLDALRAKHHVPAASLALLVDGTVHELASGVLHRGTGVTATTDSVYQMGSIAKIYTATLIMRLVESGRLDLDAPIVDVLPEFSVADPEATRAITTRRLLSHTSGLTCDFTYDSGRGDDCLARYVEAAKGVALDCPPGTAISYSSIGYNVLGRIVEVVTGQVWDEALKDLLLTPLGLTHTVTLPEEALRFRAAMGHLGEAGQDPDPAPSWDLMPRSAGPYGRVIATAGDVARLAQMHLNGGVAQDGTRVLSEGTVALMQRRVVDSPDKWTVSADGWGLGWTLYDWNGVQGYGHDGASIGQYGYLRVVPSAGVAVALLTNGGGARELYAALHRELLAELAGVTMPEPFAPPAQPPVVDFAPFVGTYRREGVVITVTERDGAGHAVYEFVDGMKDFSEPLEIDLVPVTETVFAGTGVGAAFSEDYMPVVFSTLEDGTACVYIGMRCGPKVA